The genomic interval CGGGTAAGAGCACCCTTCACCAACCGTTCCTGAGATACCTCACCCGGATCAACGCCTGCTCCAGAACTAGCGCGATCGCCCCACCAGCAAGTGCCGTAAGAAGTTGGGGGAACTGCATGACCCTGGCGACCGGTAGCGGGACATCCACTACCACCCGGACGGCAAAGGCCAGAATCAGGTATTTCACGACCGCGCCCGCGCCGACCCCGATAATACCGGTGGATAACGTTTTCCTTTTCAGCCTGATCATACTGAATACGCATACCAAGGCGGCGTTACCGATCATAATAAAAGGAATCAGAGGTCCCAGGGGGGCGGGAAGGATCCCGCGCAGGAAGGCGACCCAGGGTGTCAACAGGCCGATCACAATGCCACTGGTCATTCCGGTGGTCACGGCGGCAATCAGTAAAAATGCGTTGATCAAAGGCCCGGTAATAGGTGGCGGCAATCCCAGCATCTGAACAGCCAGAGTGAGGGCCAGAAGGACGGCGGTTTTGCTGACCCAGTGGATGGTCAGCGACGAGTTTGGCGGCATGATCATCCCTCTTTTCTTGATAGATAGCGGTTCCCGTTTTCAACGCGGTGAACGCTGATCTTCCGATTGATACGCTGAATATCCTCCCATAAATCCCGGTACAAGTCGTACCAAGATTCGAGAGCGTCCCGGACCGCAGGAAGCGGGGCATAGATCTCTTCTTCCTGGAAACTTTCTCGAAACGCCTCTTCGGCGTCCCGATATACACCGCACCCCAAACCGGCCAGTAAGGCCGCGCCCTTGGCGCTCCCCTCCTTGTCCCGGGGAACGATCAACTCGTAACCAAGCAGCGAGGATTTCAGCTGCATCCAGTATCGGTTACGGCTGGCTCCCCCGACATTGATAACCCGGTTGACCGGAATCCCGAGCGTTCCGATCACTTCTTCCCACAGATTACGGTATTCGAAACACAATCCGGTAACCAGACCCTGCAGTAGCTCGTTCCGCCCGGTCCTGCCTGCGAGATTGAGAAAAGCGCCCTTCGCACCAGCATAGTCGGCTCCCAACAGATAAGGAAAAAACAGAGGAAGATTACCACCGGTCACCGGAAGGGACAGGGCATTAAATACAGAGTACTCTTCTCCCAAGAGACGCACACCCCAGTCAATCGCATACCCGCCGGAATAGATACCATGCATGGCGTAAAACCGGGAAGAGAGCACATGGTGGCCCAAGCTGAATGGTCTTTTCAGACTCGTATATTCGATGAACGGCAGCGCTTCCAAGGCGACGGTGAGTGATTCGGTTGTCCCGGTGGAAACCAGAACCTGACCCTCTCGGATCACTCCGGCGGCCAAGGCGGCGCATAAATGATCGTGTCCTCCCGCTACCAACTTCATTGAGGCGGGTAATCCTGTCTGCCAGGCGATACCCTCTCGTAAGGAACCCAGGATCTGACCGGACGGCACCAGAGGAGCCATTTGTTTCTCTCTGGCCCCGGCCAGTTCCAATAGACCGGGATCCCAAGCCTGTTTCCGCTGGTCAAAAAGCATGGTCCGCGAGGCCAGCGAATAGTCAAAACTCAGTTCTCCTCCCAGGAAGTTCAGCAGGTATCCGGCCATTGAGGTCCAGATAGCGACGGCCTGAAAGTTTTCCAGTTCGGCTTCCCGGTGCCACCGGAGTTTATACAGGGAATAGATATGGTAGGGGGACAACCCGGTGTTGCGATACACTTCCGCCGGGGGCAGCCGGTCAGCGAGGCGGCTATACTGTTCACTGGTCCGCTTATCGAAAAAAGCGAGGCTACGCAAGGCCGGACGTCCCTCTTTTCCCAGGCCGACCAGCACTTCGGCAAAGCTGGAGACACTCAAGCCGACAACGGATGATTTAAGCGAAGAGTCAATCGCCTTTAGGGCAGTGACTACTAGGTCGGCGATTTCTTCCGGTTCATACGTTCCGCCGTACTGATCGGGATAAAATGGTGTCGGGAAGATTTTCTCCTCACGGACCACTCCCTGCCGGTTATAGAGCCGGAGTTTGCTGTTCGTCGTACCGATGTCGATGCCAATCAGATATTCCATGTTCACCTCTGAAAATACATTTAACTCCTCCCAGTTTTCTTGTAGCCTGCACCTCTCCTAACACCCCGCACCTCGGCAGGTCCTCCCGGATTCATCCACGGCACCGAATTCTCCCTCACCAACTACAACCGGCGTGAGCTTTACCAGGAGCCAATATTCTCTCTCCGGGAAGTACCGACTGTCTCTTTTACCTCATAGGCTCTTCTACCTCAACTGGTACGGCCGGCACAGGTACGGAGGAGGATGCTTCAGCGGGAAC from Atribacteraceae bacterium carries:
- a CDS encoding ECF transporter S component, encoding MPPNSSLTIHWVSKTAVLLALTLAVQMLGLPPPITGPLINAFLLIAAVTTGMTSGIVIGLLTPWVAFLRGILPAPLGPLIPFIMIGNAALVCVFSMIRLKRKTLSTGIIGVGAGAVVKYLILAFAVRVVVDVPLPVARVMQFPQLLTALAGGAIALVLEQALIRVRYLRNGW
- a CDS encoding FGGY-family carbohydrate kinase; translated protein: MEYLIGIDIGTTNSKLRLYNRQGVVREEKIFPTPFYPDQYGGTYEPEEIADLVVTALKAIDSSLKSSVVGLSVSSFAEVLVGLGKEGRPALRSLAFFDKRTSEQYSRLADRLPPAEVYRNTGLSPYHIYSLYKLRWHREAELENFQAVAIWTSMAGYLLNFLGGELSFDYSLASRTMLFDQRKQAWDPGLLELAGAREKQMAPLVPSGQILGSLREGIAWQTGLPASMKLVAGGHDHLCAALAAGVIREGQVLVSTGTTESLTVALEALPFIEYTSLKRPFSLGHHVLSSRFYAMHGIYSGGYAIDWGVRLLGEEYSVFNALSLPVTGGNLPLFFPYLLGADYAGAKGAFLNLAGRTGRNELLQGLVTGLCFEYRNLWEEVIGTLGIPVNRVINVGGASRNRYWMQLKSSLLGYELIVPRDKEGSAKGAALLAGLGCGVYRDAEEAFRESFQEEEIYAPLPAVRDALESWYDLYRDLWEDIQRINRKISVHRVENGNRYLSRKEG